The Heteronotia binoei isolate CCM8104 ecotype False Entrance Well chromosome 14, APGP_CSIRO_Hbin_v1, whole genome shotgun sequence genome has a window encoding:
- the IRX2 gene encoding iroquois-class homeodomain protein IRX-2, with translation MSYPQGYLYQPPGSLALYSCPAYGASALAAPRSEELARSSSGSAFSPYPGSAAFSAQAAAPGFASPLHYSTDPAAAAFPSYMSSPYDAHTTGMSGAISYHPYGSPAYPYQLNDPAYRKNATRDATATLKAWLQEHRKNPYPTKGEKIMLAIITKMTLTQVSTWFANARRRLKKENKMTWAPRNKSEDEEDDVDADGGGGGLRAKEAASDKGRDSNEASAEDEGISLQVDSLTDHSCSAESDGEKAPCSRPGGDPLGESGSGGKDKYAEMEDDDDDDDGEEEDDDEEEEDGEEASRGLRPKPVTSSPLTGVEAPLLGQQSGEDASRNAAKALLPAASSHSTPASKPKLWSLAEIATSDLKHSQPPPPPGLGPACPPAAPHSAAPAAYPASSLLGRHIYYTSPFYSNYTNYGNFSALQGQSLLRYNSAAVASGEGLGQAVLSGSGTAAHKQGAENALKSLAGHLEQQRYKPASPDAKKGRQKELRLPGEGAVLARRGPAGPRERKNREPLVGRDGARGRRLSAPFSLFWKSQAKRLL, from the exons ATGTCCTACCCGCAGGGCTACCTCTACCAGCCGCCGGGCTCGCTGGCGCTCTACTCGTGCCCGGCCTACGGGGCGTCGGCGCTGGCGGCCCCTCGCAGCGAGGAACTGGCGCGCTCCTCCTCCGGCTCGGCCTTCAGCCCCTACCCGGGATCGGCGGCCTTCAGCGCCCAGGCGGCGGCCCCCGGCTTCGCCAGCCCGCTCCACTACTCCACCGACCCCGCCGCAGCCGCCTTCCCCTCCTACATG AGCTCGCCCTACGACGCCCACACGACGGGCATGAGCGGGGCCATCAGCTACCACCCCTACGGCAGCCCGGCCTACCCCTACCAGCTCAACGACCCGGCCTACCGCAAGAACGCCACGCGCGACGCCACCGCCACGCTGAAGGCCTGGCTGCAGGAGCACCGCAAGaacccctaccccaccaaggGCGAGAAGATCATGCTGGCCATCATCACCAAGATGACCCTCACGCAGGTCTCCACCTGGTTCGCCAACGCCCGGCGGCGCCTCAAGAAGGAGAACAAGATGACGTGGGCGCCGCGCAACAAGAGCGAGGACGAGGAGGACGACGTGGACGCCGACGGCGGCGGGGGCGGCCTGCGGGCCAAAGAGGCCGCCTCGGACAAAGGGCGCGACAGCAATGAGGCGTCGGCCGAGGACGAAG GGATCAGCCTGCAGGTGGACTCGCTCACCGACCACTCCTGCTCGGCGGAATCGGACGGCGAGAAGGCGCCCTGCAGCAGGCCCGGCGGGGACCCGCTTGGCGAGTCGGGCTCGGGGGGAAAGGACAAATATGCCGAGATGgaggacgacgacgacgacgacgacggagaggaggaggacgacgacgaggaggaggaagacggaGAGGAGGCGAGCCGCGGCCTGCGGCCCAAGCCGGTCACCTCGTCGCCCCTCACCGGCGTGGAAGCGCCGCTCCTGGGGCAGCAGTCGGGCGAGGACGCCTCTCGGAACGCCGCCAAAGCGCTCTTGCCCGCCGCCTCCTCGCACTCCACGCCCGCCAGCAAGCCCAAGCTCTGGTCGCTGGCCGAGATCGCCACCTCGGACCTTAAGCActcgcagccgccgccgccgcccggcctggggcccgcctgcccgcccgccGCCCCCCACAGCGCTGCCCCCGCCGCCTACCCGGCCTCCTCGCTCCTGGGCCGGCACATTTACTACACCTCGCCTTTTTATAGCAACTACACCAACTACGGGAACTTCAGCGCCCTGCAGGGCCAGAGCCTCCTGCGCTACAACTCGGCCGCCGTGGCTTCGGGCGAGGGACTGGGCCAGGCCGTCTTAAGCGGCAGCGGGACCGCGGCGCACAAGCAGGGGGCGGAGAACGCGCTGAAAAGCCTCGCCGGCCACCTGGAGCAGCAGCGCTACAAGCCCGCCAGCCCCGACGCCAAGAAAGGTAGGCAGAAGGAGCTCCGTCTTCCGGGGGAGGGGGCGGTTTTGGCAAGGCGAGGGCCAGCCGGGCCCAGGGAGCGCAAGAACCGCG AGCCCTTAGTGGGAAGGGACGGTGCCCGGGGACGCCGCCTCTCGGCCCCTTTCTCGCTCTTCTGGAAAAGTCAGGCCAAGCGTCTTCTTTAG